The following coding sequences are from one Polyangia bacterium window:
- a CDS encoding polyhydroxyalkanoate synthesis regulator DNA-binding domain-containing protein, whose product MNTARTIKRYANRKLYDTRDSRYVTLDHIAAMVRAGDDVRVVDNTTRSDLTTATLAQIIFEEEKKTPRLSVAGLRKIIQGGMQALPVA is encoded by the coding sequence ATGAACACTGCACGCACAATCAAACGGTACGCGAATCGGAAGCTCTACGACACGCGCGACAGCCGCTATGTGACCCTCGATCACATCGCGGCGATGGTGCGTGCGGGAGACGACGTTCGCGTTGTCGACAACACGACCCGATCGGATCTGACGACGGCGACGCTCGCCCAGATCATCTTCGAGGAGGAGAAGAAGACGCCACGGCTGTCCGTGGCCGGCCTCCGGAAGATCATCCAGGGCGGCATGCAAGCGCTGCCGGTCGCCTGA
- the tatA gene encoding twin-arginine translocase TatA/TatE family subunit: MAEGVEHMPFGMGFGELVLILLIVVVVFGSTKLPQLGDGLGKAIKNFKRSVNAQNEIDVSPEAKGSAKKLDEDEAEKHK, encoded by the coding sequence ATGGCCGAAGGAGTTGAGCATATGCCCTTCGGAATGGGTTTCGGCGAACTCGTCCTCATCCTTCTCATCGTCGTGGTGGTCTTCGGCTCTACGAAGCTGCCACAGCTCGGCGATGGTTTGGGGAAGGCGATCAAAAATTTTAAACGCTCTGTGAACGCACAGAACGAGATCGACGTGTCGCCTGAGGCCAAGGGAAGCGCGAAGAAGCTCGACGAGGACGAGGCCGAGAAGCACAAGTAA
- a CDS encoding ABC transporter permease — translation MSRWVARGLLLALAAWAVAGAVFRPAHTTAFLAVAVAALLVLGLSELFALGLERFVGLRYLHRTRSTRAAQIGLIISLALAAVGWATFFAARGHTRALETAAVIAVLVAGLGAVTAMLLRLFSVFTTVSTMGVVLGVASLIVVMAVTSGFEREFQDKVLALNAHLIVIPYGTVDIDSPEADRIQEKLRGIPGVVRMAKFLFSAGEVMVGRVGANLKGIDLRQGADDLRRSLVEGSIEALEAPARCPTPAGGTKAPSETVGRIILGTELAHRLRLKVGDCVPIMVPFSNQEGMAPPSFRFKVVGLFRMGFNEYDTRLAYVSLQDARMIASARGSVFGVELRFADPRQALTIGKEIKQRLDAPYRVIDWKELNHNLFMALTMQKVIISLLLVLIIIVAAFNIIASLTMIVLSKVREIAILKSMGAPSAMVARVFLVGGVTVGSIGTGFGILYGLLVCLVARLYGYPLDPKVYLIGELPVQIAGSEIALVAAATLLICFLATLYPSWRASRMRAVDGLRYT, via the coding sequence ATGTCTCGCTGGGTTGCTCGCGGTCTGCTGCTGGCGCTGGCGGCCTGGGCGGTCGCCGGTGCAGTTTTTCGTCCGGCGCACACCACCGCGTTTTTGGCGGTGGCGGTGGCCGCGTTGTTGGTGCTGGGCCTCAGCGAACTGTTCGCGCTGGGCCTGGAGCGCTTTGTGGGCCTTCGTTATTTGCACCGCACGCGATCGACGCGCGCCGCGCAGATAGGGCTCATCATCTCGCTGGCGCTGGCTGCCGTCGGTTGGGCGACCTTCTTCGCGGCGCGCGGACACACGCGCGCCCTGGAAACCGCCGCGGTGATCGCCGTGCTGGTGGCCGGGCTAGGCGCGGTGACGGCGATGCTGTTGCGGCTTTTCTCGGTGTTCACCACTGTGTCGACGATGGGCGTGGTGCTGGGCGTGGCGTCGCTGATCGTGGTCATGGCCGTCACCAGCGGCTTCGAACGCGAGTTTCAGGACAAGGTTCTGGCCCTCAACGCCCACCTCATCGTCATTCCTTACGGCACCGTCGACATCGATTCGCCGGAGGCCGATCGCATCCAGGAAAAACTGCGCGGCATCCCGGGCGTGGTGCGAATGGCAAAGTTTCTCTTCTCCGCCGGCGAGGTGATGGTCGGCCGAGTGGGCGCCAACTTGAAAGGCATCGATCTGCGCCAGGGCGCCGATGATCTGCGGCGGTCCTTGGTGGAGGGATCGATCGAAGCGCTGGAAGCGCCAGCCCGCTGCCCGACCCCGGCGGGCGGCACGAAGGCCCCATCGGAAACCGTCGGCCGGATCATCCTGGGCACAGAGCTCGCGCACCGACTGCGGCTCAAGGTCGGCGACTGCGTTCCGATCATGGTGCCGTTCAGCAATCAGGAAGGGATGGCCCCGCCGTCGTTCCGGTTCAAGGTGGTGGGCCTGTTCCGCATGGGCTTCAACGAATACGACACGCGTCTGGCTTATGTCAGCCTGCAAGACGCCCGCATGATCGCTAGCGCCCGCGGATCGGTGTTCGGCGTCGAGCTGCGTTTCGCCGATCCACGCCAGGCGTTGACCATCGGCAAGGAAATCAAACAGCGCCTGGACGCGCCTTACCGGGTGATCGACTGGAAAGAATTGAACCACAACCTGTTCATGGCGCTGACCATGCAGAAGGTGATCATCTCGCTGCTCTTGGTGTTGATCATCATCGTGGCGGCGTTCAACATCATCGCTTCGCTGACCATGATTGTGCTTTCCAAGGTGCGCGAGATCGCCATCTTGAAATCGATGGGCGCACCGTCAGCGATGGTGGCGCGGGTGTTCCTGGTCGGCGGCGTCACCGTAGGGAGCATCGGCACCGGGTTCGGGATCTTGTACGGCTTGCTGGTTTGCCTGGTGGCGCGCCTTTACGGCTATCCGCTGGACCCCAAGGTTTATTTGATCGGCGAATTGCCGGTGCAGATCGCCGGCAGCGAGATCGCGCTGGTGGCGGCGGCGACGCTGCTGATCTGCTTCCTGGCCACGTTGTACCCGTCATGGCGGGCCAGCCGGATGCGCGCCGTCGACGGCCTCCGCTACACGTAA
- a CDS encoding M20/M25/M40 family metallo-hydrolase — MNDSLGSEMHARVPSLRARFEEQLAALVELPTVSMDPSQRPAVDACAALAETYLHDIGARVDRVETGGNPLVIGRIERDPSFPTVTVYNHLDVQPADPSEWKTPPFSFTRDGDRWIGRGSTDDKGPALTALYGAKLALDSDVRANIQFLWELEEEIGSPNFERGLGAAIAGDAATGRAPFASDSVVVSDTIWIAAGKPAIPYGLRGLMGFSVSLTTGKKDVHSGTTGGAARNPIGELAALLAACYDASSGRVKIPGFYDDVLKLTAAERKGFGRAGFSAKRFKAAHELLSLRPGKTDQQLMEAIMSSPTFEVHGIVGGYSGPGIKTIVPHRAEAKLSTRLVPDQKPEKVFKLIKAFIKKRCPDAVVTHEASLAPYLAPLGGPYNEAAAAAMRETFGKEPGFTREGGSIGAVLTMQRLLKAPVLFLGLSLPEHGYHAINENYDWGQASGGMEMFCRYFHKIAALGRPARQAPRPARGA; from the coding sequence GTGAACGACTCGCTGGGTTCCGAAATGCACGCTCGCGTTCCCTCGTTGCGGGCCCGCTTCGAAGAACAGTTGGCAGCGCTGGTCGAACTGCCCACCGTCAGCATGGATCCATCGCAACGGCCCGCGGTCGACGCCTGCGCGGCGCTGGCGGAAACGTATTTGCACGACATTGGCGCCCGGGTCGATCGTGTCGAGACCGGTGGCAACCCGCTGGTCATCGGACGCATCGAGCGCGATCCATCGTTTCCCACGGTGACGGTATACAACCACCTGGACGTGCAGCCGGCGGATCCGTCGGAATGGAAGACGCCGCCCTTTTCTTTCACCCGCGACGGAGATCGCTGGATCGGTCGCGGCTCCACTGACGACAAAGGGCCGGCGCTGACCGCGCTTTACGGCGCCAAGCTGGCCTTGGACAGCGATGTGCGGGCCAACATCCAGTTCCTCTGGGAGCTGGAAGAAGAGATCGGCAGCCCCAACTTTGAACGCGGCCTGGGCGCGGCCATCGCCGGCGACGCGGCCACGGGACGCGCGCCGTTCGCCAGCGATTCGGTGGTTGTCTCGGACACCATCTGGATCGCCGCCGGCAAGCCGGCCATCCCGTATGGCCTGCGCGGGTTAATGGGATTTTCGGTCTCGCTGACCACCGGCAAGAAGGACGTTCATTCCGGCACCACCGGCGGCGCCGCGCGCAACCCCATCGGCGAGCTGGCGGCGCTGCTCGCCGCTTGCTACGACGCCAGCAGTGGCCGGGTGAAGATCCCCGGCTTCTACGACGACGTTCTAAAGCTCACCGCCGCCGAACGAAAAGGTTTCGGCCGGGCTGGTTTCTCCGCCAAGCGCTTCAAGGCGGCGCACGAACTGCTGAGCCTGCGCCCGGGAAAAACTGACCAGCAGCTGATGGAGGCGATCATGAGTTCGCCGACCTTCGAGGTGCACGGCATCGTCGGCGGATACAGCGGCCCGGGCATCAAGACCATCGTTCCCCATCGCGCGGAAGCCAAGCTGTCGACGCGTCTTGTACCCGACCAAAAACCGGAAAAAGTGTTCAAGCTGATCAAAGCCTTCATCAAGAAGCGCTGCCCCGACGCGGTCGTCACCCACGAAGCGTCCCTGGCGCCGTACCTGGCGCCGCTGGGCGGTCCCTACAACGAAGCGGCGGCGGCGGCCATGCGCGAGACCTTCGGCAAGGAGCCGGGGTTCACGCGCGAGGGCGGGTCAATCGGCGCGGTGCTGACCATGCAGCGTCTGCTCAAGGCGCCGGTGCTGTTCTTGGGCCTTTCCTTGCCCGAGCATGGCTACCACGCCATCAACGAAAACTATGACTGGGGCCAGGCTTCGGGCGGGATGGAGATGTTCTGTCGCTACTTTCACAAGATTGCTGCTTTGGGCCGGCCGGCCCGACAAGCGCCGCGTCCTGCACGCGGCGCTTGA
- a CDS encoding cytochrome c maturation protein CcmE, with amino-acid sequence MSADAMAPIGRGSAWKIVASVVVVTGAVGFMLKSSMKEGAEYYKHVDEVMANTNTWRGKRLQVHGHVVDGSIEQAKGTLQYRFKIESREPRGHAVISAFYTGLVPDTFKSSAEVVAKGTLTADDKLDVVPDGIMAKCPSKYEAGGAPKASVLQGNNTQPSAAPTLGQR; translated from the coding sequence ATGAGCGCTGACGCGATGGCTCCGATTGGACGCGGGTCGGCCTGGAAGATCGTCGCCTCCGTCGTGGTGGTCACCGGCGCAGTTGGTTTCATGCTCAAGTCCTCGATGAAAGAGGGCGCCGAGTACTACAAACACGTCGACGAGGTCATGGCCAACACGAACACCTGGCGCGGCAAGCGCTTGCAGGTGCACGGACATGTCGTCGACGGCTCTATCGAGCAGGCCAAAGGGACGCTGCAGTACCGCTTCAAGATCGAAAGCCGCGAGCCGCGCGGCCACGCGGTCATCAGCGCTTTCTATACCGGCCTGGTTCCCGACACGTTCAAGTCCAGCGCCGAGGTGGTGGCGAAAGGAACGCTGACCGCCGACGACAAGCTGGACGTGGTGCCCGACGGCATCATGGCCAAGTGCCCGTCCAAGTACGAAGCCGGTGGTGCCCCCAAGGCCAGCGTCCTGCAAGGCAACAACACCCAGCCGTCCGCCGCCCCCACGCTGGGCCAGCGTTAG